The following are from one region of the Salvia hispanica cultivar TCC Black 2014 chromosome 1, UniMelb_Shisp_WGS_1.0, whole genome shotgun sequence genome:
- the LOC125201532 gene encoding pyrophosphate--fructose 6-phosphate 1-phosphotransferase subunit beta, with translation MAAAAVVSNGNHAAVQTPSTGRFAAGYSEVQNSRLDHSLPLPSVLKSSLKVVDGPPSSAAGNPDEIAKLFPCLFGQPSVNLVPGDSAGELAPKALKIGVVLSGGQAPGGHNVISGIFDYLQDRCKGSTLYGFRGGPAGIMKGKYVVLTPEYIYPYRNQGGFDMICSGRDKIETPEQFKQAADTAVKLDLDGLVVIGGDDSNTNACLLAENFRSKNLKTRVIGCPKTIDGDLKSKEVPTSFGFDTACKIYAEMIGNVMVDARSTGKYYHFVRLMGRAASHITLECALQTHPNVTLIGEEVAAKKQTLKNVTDYIADVVCKRAELGYNYGVILIPEGLIDFIPEVQQLIAELNEILAHDVVDEAGIWKKKLTPQSLELFDFLPQAIQEQLMLERDPHGNVQVAKIETEKMLIQMVETELEVRKQASAYKGQFKGQSHFFGYEGRCGLPSNFDATYCNALGYAAGVLLHSGKTGLISSVGNLAAPVAEWTVGGTALTSLMDVERRHGKFKPVIKKAMVELEGAPFKKYVSVREEWALKNLYVNPGPIQFVGPTADKVNHTLLLELGYQI, from the exons ATGGCCGCTGCTGCAGTTGTTTCCAACGGCAATCACGCCGCCGTTCAAACTCCGTCCACCGGCCGCTTCGCCGCTGGTTACAGCGAAGTACAGAACAGCCGCCTCGATCACTCCCTCCCCCTGCCTTCCGTTCTCAAAAGCTCCTTGAAAGTCGTCGACGGTCCTCCTAGCTCCGCCGCCGGAAATCCAG ATGAGATTGCGAAATTGTTTCCTTGTCTTTTCGGACAACCGTCAGTAAATTTGGTGCCAGGAGATTCCGCCGGTGAACTGGCGCCCAAAGCATTGAAGATTGGTGTGGTTTTATCTGGAGGACAAGCTCCCGGAGGGCACAATGTTATTTCTGGAATTTTTG ATTACCTGCAGGATCGTTGCAAAGGGAGTACATTGTATGGATTCCGCGGTGGGCCAGCTGGGATTATGAAGGGCAAGTATGTAGTGCTGACCCCTGAGTATATCTATCCTTACAGAAACCAG GGTGGATTTGATATGATTTGCAGTGGGAGAGACAAAATTGAGACTCCGGAACAG TTTAAACAAGCTGCAGATACAGCAGTTAAGCTTGATCTAGATGGTCTTGTAGTTATTGGTGGAGATGATTCAAACACAAATGCCTGCCTTCTGGCTGAAAATTTCAG GAGCAAAAACTTGAAAACCAGAGTTATTGGATGTCCGAAGACCATAGATGGTGATCTAAAAAGTAAAGAGGTGCCTACAAGTTTCGGTTTTGATACTGCATGCAAG ATTTATGCTGAGATGATTGGCAATGTCATGGTGGATGCTCGTTCAACTGGAAAATACTATCACT TTGTTCGACTTATGGGGCGTGCTGCATCTCACATTACTTTGGAGTGTGCCTTGCAAACTCATCCTAATGTCACTCTAATTGGTGAAGAG GTTGCTGCTAAAAAACAAACCCTTAAAAATGTCACTGACTACATTGCGGATGTGGTCTGCAAACGTGCCGAACTTGGCTATAACTATGGTGTTATACTCATCCCTGAAGGacttattgattttattccagag GTTCAGCAGCTCATTGCAGAACTGAATGAGATTTTGGCCCACGACGTAGTTGATGAAGCTGGTATTTGGAAAAAGAAACTCACTCCTCAGTCTCTTGAGCTCTTTGATTTTCTACCCCAAGCTATCCAGGAGCAATTGATGCTTGAGAGAGATCCACACGGAAACGTCCAG GTCGCCAAAATTGAAACTGAGAAAATGCTTATTCAAATGGTTGAAACTGAGTTGGAGGTGAGGAAGCAAGCTTCTGCTTACAAAGGTCAATTCAAAGGGCAGTCACATTTTTTCGG ATATGAAGGAAGATGTGGTTTACCATCTAATTTCGATGCCACATACTGCAATGCCTTGGGTTATGCTGCTGGTGTATTGCTTCATAGTGGGAAAACTGGATTGATATCCTCG GTCGGAAACTTGGCTGCCCCTGTGGCTGAATGGACTGTAGGTGGAACAGCGCTGACCTCCCTAATGGATGTCGAAAGGAGACACG GTAAGTTCAAGCCAGTGATAAAGAAGGCAATGGTTGAGCTGGAAG GTGCCCCATTCAAGAAATATGTGTCTGTGCGGGAAGAGTGGGCTCTTAAAAACCTATACGTTAATCCTG GTCCAATTCAATTTGTGGGGCCAACAGCTGATAAAGTGAATCACACCTTATTGCTGGAACTCGGTTACCAAATATAA
- the LOC125201543 gene encoding probable transcription repressor OFP9, with protein MQRSKHKKHREKFQSKCSKAFCATCRLSVSSSSSSSSPDEDIEAQTVSSIAHAMVQVRLDQMIRERRRRVERKLVVVVAMEKSSYDIREDFRESMEQMIVANCIRETKDLRRLLNYYVSMNDEEFRGIILEVFHDVCIDLFVHF; from the coding sequence ATGCAAAGAAGCAAACACAAGAAGCATAGAGAGAAGTTCCAAAGCAAGTGCTCCAAGGCCTTCTGCGCCACTTGCAGGCTAAGcgtctcttcttcttcgtcttcttcttctcccgACGAAGATATTGAAGCTCAGACGGTTTCTAGCATAGCGCACGCGATGGTGCAAGTGAGGCTTGACCAGATGATCagagagaggaggaggcggGTGGAGAGGAAGCtcgtggtggtggtggcgatGGAGAAGTCGTCGTACGATATAAGGGAGGATTTTAGAGAGTCCATGGAGCAGATGATTGTGGCGAACTGCATTCGCGAAACGAAGGATCTGCGTAGGCTGTTGAATTATTATGTTTCCATGAATGATGAGGAGTTTAGAGGGATTATACTTGAGGTATTTCATGATGTTTGCATCGATTTGTTTGTACATTTTTAa
- the LOC125201951 gene encoding uncharacterized protein LOC125201951, with translation MDGVDRAARRPSLKERLGLKGLGCCGPSWGLGPTSMSVIGDDDVDGEGVGGRELSPDPVPVLAPCVPQSPGMNLAAALAAERQIRAALDLAGTPSRVSLMTLLEETDGCDGEVRRREEGEGDSVCCVCMGRRKGAAFIPCGHTFCRVCSRELWLNRGSCPLCNRFIHEILDIY, from the coding sequence ATGGACGGCGTGGATCGCGCGGCGAGGAGGCCCAGTTTGAAGGAACGGCTCGGATTGAAGGGGCTGGGCTGCTGTGGGCCGAGTTGGGGCCTTGGGCCCACTTCCATGAGCGTGATTGGTGATGATGACGTGGATGGTGAGGGTGTAGGTGGACGTGAATTATCACCTGATCCGGTGCCGGTTTTGGCGCCGTGCGTGCCGCAGTCGCCGGGGATGAACCTGGCGGCGGCGCTGGCGGCGGAGAGGCAGATCAGGGCGGCGCTGGATTTGGCGGGAACGCCATCGAGGGTGTCGTTGATGACGCTGCTGGAGGAAACGGACGGCTGCGATGGGGAGGTGAGGAGGAGGGAGGAGGGGGAGGGGGATTCGGTGTGCTGCGTGTGCATGGGAAGGAGGAAGGGAGCGGCGTTCATTCCATGTGGGCATACTTTTTGTAGGGTGTGTTCCAGGGAGCTGTGGTTGAACCGAGGCTCCTGTCCCCTCTGCAACCGCTTCATTCACGAGATTCTCGACATTTACTGA